TCAAGCAGTTTGGCTAAGCTTCCATAATTTGACATGTAAAAGCACATATTGATCAAAACACAAACTACTACTCAAATGATTACTCTACAAAAGCACTTTTGTTATTCAAATGTTTGATCAAACAAATTATGCTTTGTCGTTTGAGTTAATAATAATAGGTTACAAAATCTATGATAATATAAGATAAGATTCTTCTCACTCCCTCTAAAACAGCTCTCTCGTTCACAATTTACAGGTCAATATAAGAGGCATGGTGAATACATATGAACCATTGTCCATCAACCTTCTCAAACACATTAGTAGCAAACTGTTTTCCCCAGCTGCTGCCCTTTGTCTTGACCATTTCAACGCACGTAACGTACCCCAGATCACCTCTAACATGAACTTGGACATCTCTGATCTCTATTTCTAGTGGGAAATCATATTCTGCCCACACAAACTCCCAGCTTCCCATTACAAGATCATAGCCTGATATGCCACTCACCCCCGGGTGCACGATGCATGTATTCTCACCCCTCGACCAGAGGGCTTGCATAGCAGCTAAATCTCCAGTCTTGAAAGCATTGTAAAATCGAGCATTTGCTGCTAGTACAGATGCATTACTATTCTCCTGGAGAAGCCGGAGGCGATCCCTGATTTTTGCTGCTTGGGCATAGTTCTCCTCTTTAATAGCAGTCCTTAAATCTCGAGCCAAGGTTTCTTCATTTTGCAAGATGCTTTCGCCACTCAAGGTTCCTTCTGAATCTTCACTCCTGACTTGGCATCGTCCAAGCAACAGAGAATGGGATGCTTGTCCAAAAGGTTCTGTTCTGGATAAATACACAATTAGACCATTTTATAGCTTAGGAGAAGAAATCTAATGTAACCCAAATAGAAAATTAGAGATTAAAGGGGAAAGACAGAAACTGTTAACCCTGACATGCTACATACAATACATATTTTATGACTTCTCCACAGCACTGACCGGCAAACGCTAAATATGGAGGACAAAAGCAGGCACTTGGAAGTGGAAATGACAAGAACTTAGGGATGTGTGACTAGGAGTCTGTAAAATGCTTTCACAAAGCATAGGTTACTTACTGATATAAGGAAGATTTTATAACTATAAGATGGCAAGATGCTATGAAGTCAAAGGAACAGAAGTAGTTGGAGAGCTAGACGTTTTTTCTTTCCCATAATGCTATCCTCGATCTCAAATGATGTCCAAGTAAAAGAAAATGCCAACACATCAGCTAGTAGTACCATTCTAGTAGTCCCAAGAATATTAAATACATCAGCTATGTTGCAACTTGCAACCCCAAACTAGTTGGAGTCATCAGTCACATAAATCTCAATATATATTCCACTCTTCCAAGTTAACAGGATAACAAATGATGGTATAAATAAGACAAGGCATATCTGATTAACTCAACAATCTTacattatttaactatttttctaCATCCTAAAAAGAGATAAACAATACTCCTGCgtcccaattttatttttttttggtaagggtaaaattgtataCATCAGCATTAAGCACATGTTGGATGGAGACCTACAAAAAATGAGCTACAACATTTCAATGTATGACAAAACATCTACTAGATTACACATATTTCGGATATCGATATTCAagcaagtctatctttgacaataaaatttttcatatatcatttaaattttagggattgtcaattattgtgacttatagtactttttacgtagtttacaaatatataaatttcatttcaaaaaaagaaaagatttcatGCGCAAATTTCCGGTCAAACTTAATATGTTAAGACTCTCGAAAAATGAAATGTGTCACATATATTGGGACAGAGGGAATAGTTCTAAAGATATCTTCAAACCAAGCAAGAAGAACTTACTGAAAGTTCTAGCTTTTGAATCAAAAGAACGATTTCCACGAAAATTGTCAGAAACTATCTTAGTTGTGTCAGCTAAAACTGCACAACATTGCATATGGAGATGTGAAGTAAAGCAGTGGTTGATCTCGACTCGGTTGATACTGGACCAAGCTAAAAACATGTGTTGTCTGAACTTAGTGCATCCCTGCATTTGAAGTCGGAGAATAAAGGTGAAATGCAGCTAGAAAGTGTACACATGATGCGAATTGTAATGTTCATAACACATTTTCTTCAAAGGATAAATTAAATAGAagctgaacaatagtaataaatagATCGAGATCTCTTAGGTTACAGAATTCGATACAACTGTAAACACTTCCagttttctttccttttactttctttctttcatttaatcAGAAAATTTAAATGCATGTCCTACTAGACTTCGTGAAAAGGGATTTGCTTTGTCCTTTCAAACCACTTAACTATATATTGACTCGGAATAACTTTATTATGTGTGACACACAACTGACATTAGTGAAAAGTCGGCATTTTTGCCAACTTCTTTCAATCGAATAATGTCAAAGTCAGCATTACTATTAGTCAATCAAGAACTTTACTGACATTTGCAGCATGAACAAGGAACTATGAGTGTTAACCATGTTTTTCAGAAATCTTTTGTCAGGCAAcatttttcaaatgaaataCAGTTGTCCATCAAACTTTAATCATCATACAATGGTGaaatatatacacatttatATCGTGCTTTGATACAAAGAAGAAATTAATTACTTGGAGATTTATGCAAAATTAGGCATACCTTCTATTAGGGTCGATGTATGTTACCGCCACCAATTATCTAAGTGATTTCCTACAAGATCGATCACTTGTGGAGTCTTGTTGTTTCTCCACAACAACTAGTCTTTTAATCTAAAAATTTAACTCTCAAATCACAGTGTATGTTTAGAATGACTCAAATCACTCCAATTTATAGGTTAACTTAGTGACTTATAACTCCATTTCACTCATAACTCTACTTCCCTTAACTCCTACTTCAATTCAAGAGTTCCAACTCTTCCTCTTTTACTATAGGGAGTTATGTGATGGAGTTACAACTTAGCTTCAACtagacttaattttttttttaaaaaaaaggaatacaTAGCCTTATCAACCATAAACACTATCATTTTTGGCGAGTTTCATACCTCAACAATGAATTGTTCACTTTTTTCCTATCTGAACTATCATCACCATCTACATATGAAAACACACATTTAACTATCAATTGATCCATTTTCCTCCCTTGTTCAGTTACAAATAACAATGAATCAGGTCTACATGGAGGACATAGATACTTGGATTGAAGTTAAAAGATAAGATATTACTATCAAATGCAACTATTTCCCTTTATCCCCAAATTCACTTAcacagaaaaacaaaaaaactcacGTCATTGCAGAAGTGAGGTTGAATGATGCGAGGTCTCAATGACATAGCCTGCAAATTTGGGGCTGACCACATTGTAAATACAGTTACTTCCAAGTTATCAACTGCTTCAGCAATTTCTGTACagaaaaaggtaaagaagtGATCAATTGTAAAGAAAACGAAATCTCAGAGGAGTATAAGCTGGAAAGCTTACGAATATTGAAGGCGAAGAGAAAATGGGTCAATGGAAATGGAAGAAGCCATAGATAGACACAAAACTCATTACTCATGTGCTTGGTTGGTGAAAATGGAAATTGGGCTTCAAAATAACTGGGTTTTCTTCATATTTGGGCTCTGATCCACTTGATCCAAAGGCATTTGGATATGGGTAAACAAAAcagaaatttttcaaaatgtcaatattttcatatttaataggATCCattgtcaatatttttaatatttagtaaaaatgtcaaatatttaatttattatgtatcttgtttaaattttatttaaagaatataattgttaactaacaaaaaggagaaatttaagggagagaatttttttaaataggaACAATTGCTTAAAAGTCTCGTCAGTTACAAAAATTCCAAAGTAAgcacaaattcaaaaaaataaacacaaagaaCTCATCCCACCTGTTCATCAAATTTTTAGTgtcgatttttaaattttcattgataatattcaatttatgttgaaatgaatttgattaaatcgcgtttttaaaatttgtatttttttaaatacatgtGAGAGAGGATTAATTGaaaaatttgtaattaaaatgagataaaataggaagtaaattaaaatacacaatcctttctaaaataatgacatttttgacatttttactaatatttataaagtatggaggtttttactaattaagtcaAGTTATTTGActagtttactaatttttcctAAACAAAACTTCTATAACACTATTTACAAACcgtgtttggattgacttatgacttctaagccaaaagttaacttttgactaatttttgttattttagttttaaaataagtgCTTATAagcattttttaactttatccaaacacatcaaaattgtttaaaatctattttggcttaaaaacacctaaaataaatcaattcaaacGGGCACTTTCTTTTGTACCCTATTTTCTTAACTACTAATTCGTGTTTACTGCCTACTACCATCATAGTATATAAAGAGAAAGAAGTTATGCTTCGGTAAAAACACTATCCAGTTTCtccttgatatatatatacatacataatcaaATGACATCAAGGAGGATTTAGTCTAattttggtaaatatttttcccaatttgtgtagttttctctttggataaattgtttgaaatttgaaaaataaaatttaaaagatttgaAGTTAGAAATTAGATGTAGATATAAAATACAGCTAAAATCTCATGAGtgaaaacatataaaaaaaaaagaaattctaaaacttgttTTTCAAATTGAAATAGCTGGTCAATTTAATgaactaatatttatttaaaataatctttaaatattattttaaatttgagtcaaaatttattattaggGTTGTTTAAAATCAAACCATAATCGATAAGTCAATCgtgaaattaaattattactgaTATTAGATTATCATCTTAACGATTGGTTAACagattataattttaaagttaacaGTTTATCAACGCGGGGGCAGGTTACTCAATTACCTTACTGGGTTAATCGTTAATTGGTTAAAAAttatcatagttatagttttaCCATAAGTATATACATTTAGTAAATACTAATTAATGTGCTTGTACTCTCAAAATTTAGACTTTCATATGTGTCTTGGTGTGATTAACAATTACTGAATTACTAACTTAAGTAGGGCTAAAGcctaaaaaaaaatgttttgtttGATGGAAGATTAATCTAATTGTGAGTGAAAGTGAAAGAGTGGAGCATGAAATGTTGGAGTCAATACATCACTTGATAATCGTCAGTTAATTCCTAATCTGATACCGAACCAACCGATATCTTAATGGTGTAAGGATCGAAAATAAGCAGATGTAATGCaaaagctagcaaagcaaatctCGAAAGACcatgagtaagaagacaaacgagaaatataccaaaagacacagaTTTAACGTGATTTGATCAATCGACTTACATCCATGAAGGATGAGCAATTCATTATGATTATGagataacaaaataatgagAGAAATAACCTCAACCACTTTACTCAAAATACAAGGAGGTTTACAAATTCTCCCACATAACCAAAACTCTCGAAACCTTAAAACTACATTGTCAATGCCGATTAAGTTAGAAAGAACAAGCCTATAATTATAGAGTACCAAatcttttcctacaagaaaaggactGGTCAAATCTTAAAACCTTTTAAAGAAAAACcaatttatggtaagaaatcatgACAATTAATGCCTAACAAATCTCCCATTGTCCTGaatttttgacaaaataaatttgtgcaCCTTCTTCACATAATCTTTTTCATAATCTCCTCCATCTAATCTACGTCTCGACACAGAAAATCTATCTGaaataatttctccaacaaaaatcTAATTCATTATTGTCAAAAAGAATATTGCGGCTAGAACTTcacccgccaagatgaacacTCATCTCTTACCTGGCTCCATCATTGAACCATGGTtatgataccacttgttaggacccgAATTATTAGGTGTAATGTGGAAGCTACTGAAGCAAACCTCAAAAAATaatgagtaagaagacaaacgaGAAATATACAAACGACATATAAATTAATATGGGTTGATCAACGGACCTATATCCACAAATGAGATGAGCAGTCCGCTATAAATATGAGGAGCACGAAATATAGAAAGTAATAACCCCAACCAATTCACTCAAAATACAATTAGGAGGTTTACAAATTCTACCACATTACCAAAACTTCCAAAACCCGATAACTACATTGtaaatgttgattaagttagtAGGAACAAACATATACTTATAGTGTACTAAACCttttcatacaaaaaaattactaatcaaatcttaaaaaattttcctaaaataaaaacCTATTTGTGGTAAGAAATCAGAATAATTAATACCCAACAATTGATTGACTAGCAGATTAGTATATGTAAAATTTGAATTCCGATAATTCATATTATTAAGTATAATTATCCATCCGATTCATTTAATAAGCCGTCCTAAGACGTATAgcataaattttgttgaaattgaaaaaaataaatgtatttgaAAGATAAAATCACAATAATCACATATTACTTTCTGATAAATATCTATTGGTTCATAAttaaagattttgaatttaaatgatAAGTCAATTTCGATAGAGTAtgtaacaaaagataatttcAAAGTTCTCTAAATTTGACATCGAATAACTTGCCATGTGGTTCCTCTAGGCTCTATAATGTTTACCTCCACgattttgatttctttatagcaactattttttaaaattatttgtcaCTAACGAAACTTAATTATAATTCAACCATTTTGCTTTATACTTttgtgaaaaattaattttattataccTTTAAAGAATTCTCAGAATTAATAAgagataataaaatttaatttaacaataattttaCATGTTTGTAAGAATAGACTCTCGTCAAGATTCAAGAACCATGTCTCTTGTAAGACATTTTCTATGAAGAACTTCATGTTTCATtggttaaattatttaaaaatatttttaaaaagaatttaagtTTCATAAGTGATGGGCTTTTATAGCGCACAAGTCTCGCCACCCCCaccatattttttattcatctccaataatatttatctaaattatatatcaatgattttagagcctgtttggctcagcttaaaagctggtcaaattgacttaaaagctggtttttgacttaattagctgtttggcaatactcaaaataacttattttaagttaaaaaaaacttattttaagccaaaagtttaagagcccgtttggatgggcttaataaaagcagctttaaaaaagtacttttgaaagtgctgaaacttatttttaaaataagtagttatgcgtttggataaaagtgctgaagttaaaaaaaaattattgatgtgtttggcaaataagtgctgataaacagcttttaaaatcaaaatgtctgaaatacccttaaaagttgttaacataataaaagttaattaatttatattttacagccacAAATANtcgttctttgatctattcaaattatatatctttaaaatctataataagtttatattcctcttataaataatttgtgatgagaaagaaatatgtgaatgataacaaaatattattatttatggctgtaaaatataaattaattaacttttattatgttaacagattttaagggtatttcaaacattttgatttaaaaagttgtttatcagcacttatttg
The nucleotide sequence above comes from Solanum pennellii chromosome 9, SPENNV200. Encoded proteins:
- the LOC107031154 gene encoding uncharacterized protein LOC107031154, yielding MSNEFCVYLWLLPFPLTHFLFAFNIQIAEAVDNLEVTVFTMWSAPNLQAMSLRPRIIQPHFCNDGCTKFRQHMFLAWSSINRVEINHCFTSHLHMQCCAVLADTTKIVSDNFRGNRSFDSKARTFKPFGQASHSLLLGRCQVRSEDSEGTLSGESILQNEETLARDLRTAIKEENYAQAAKIRDRLRLLQENSNASVLAANARFYNAFKTGDLAAMQALWSRGENTCIVHPGVSGISGYDLVMGSWEFVWAEYDFPLEIEIRDVQVHVRGDLGYVTCVEMVKTKGSSWGKQFATNVFEKVDGQWFICIHHASYIDL